Proteins encoded by one window of Enterococcus saccharolyticus subsp. saccharolyticus:
- a CDS encoding ABC transporter ATP-binding protein, with amino-acid sequence MDLVLKHVKKYKLAVTVSLLSVVVMVMASLWQPKLLQQVLEAIITENNDEMTEIGIYLIGLAVLGLIAGILNTIFSAKVAQGVSADIREEAFRKVQTFSFGNIETFSAGNIVVRLTNDVNQIQNLVMITLQSLFRIPILFIGSFILAMLTLPELWWIIVALIIAVVVITGLSFTRMGKHFMIIQNLIDKINNIAKENLMGVRVVKSFVQEKNQLAYFSKVSDDLTKHNIIVGTLFSVMIPGFMLAANLAVVGAIFFVSHLVKDDPTVIGGIASFMNYLMQIMMAIIIGGMMMMMTSRAAVSLKRIKEILAAEPDVTYADVPEQALSGSVVFDHVSFRYPGDEKDTLKDISFTIQSGEMIGIVGATGSGKSTLAQLIPRLFDPTSGKVEVGGVDLTQVNERSLRETVSFVLQRAILFSGTIADNLRHGKKDATEQEMTRATQIAQAREFIEKLPDGYNATVEERSANFSGGQKQRLSISRGVIGAPKILILDDSTSALDARSERLVREALDRELKETTTIVIAQKIASVVKADRILVLDEGKLVGEGTHSELVATNPIYQEIFETQKGAE; translated from the coding sequence ATGGATTTAGTCTTAAAACACGTCAAGAAATACAAGCTTGCTGTAACAGTTTCCTTACTATCGGTTGTAGTAATGGTCATGGCATCGTTATGGCAGCCAAAGTTACTCCAACAAGTATTAGAAGCAATTATCACAGAAAACAACGATGAAATGACTGAAATCGGTATTTATTTAATTGGTTTAGCTGTATTAGGTTTAATTGCTGGGATTTTAAATACGATTTTTTCAGCAAAAGTGGCACAAGGTGTCAGTGCGGATATTCGTGAAGAAGCGTTCCGAAAAGTGCAAACCTTCTCATTTGGAAATATCGAAACATTTTCAGCAGGAAATATTGTTGTTCGTTTAACGAACGATGTCAATCAAATTCAAAACTTAGTGATGATTACCTTACAATCATTGTTTAGAATTCCGATTCTCTTTATTGGTAGTTTCATTTTAGCGATGCTGACCTTACCAGAATTATGGTGGATTATTGTCGCTTTAATTATTGCAGTCGTGGTGATTACAGGTTTGTCTTTCACGCGTATGGGCAAACATTTTATGATTATTCAAAATTTAATCGATAAAATCAACAATATTGCCAAAGAAAATCTAATGGGTGTTCGGGTTGTAAAATCATTTGTTCAAGAAAAAAATCAATTGGCTTATTTTAGCAAAGTAAGTGATGATTTAACCAAACACAATATTATTGTGGGAACCTTGTTTTCAGTGATGATTCCCGGTTTTATGTTAGCGGCGAATTTAGCTGTAGTAGGGGCTATTTTCTTTGTAAGTCATCTAGTCAAAGATGATCCAACTGTCATCGGTGGAATTGCTTCATTTATGAACTATTTGATGCAAATTATGATGGCAATTATTATTGGAGGCATGATGATGATGATGACATCACGTGCAGCAGTTTCTTTGAAGCGTATCAAAGAAATTTTAGCTGCTGAACCTGATGTGACGTATGCCGATGTTCCGGAACAAGCGTTGTCAGGTAGCGTCGTATTCGACCATGTCTCATTCCGTTATCCAGGTGATGAGAAAGATACTTTAAAAGATATTAGTTTTACTATTCAATCAGGAGAAATGATTGGGATTGTGGGTGCAACTGGTTCTGGTAAGTCAACCTTAGCGCAATTGATTCCCCGATTATTTGATCCAACTTCAGGAAAAGTTGAAGTTGGAGGTGTTGATTTAACACAAGTTAATGAACGTAGCCTACGTGAAACGGTCTCGTTTGTCTTGCAACGTGCGATTTTATTCTCTGGAACAATTGCGGACAATTTGCGCCATGGAAAAAAAGATGCGACCGAACAAGAGATGACACGTGCTACACAAATTGCGCAAGCTCGCGAATTTATTGAAAAATTACCTGATGGATACAATGCGACTGTTGAAGAACGCAGTGCCAACTTTTCTGGTGGGCAAAAACAACGTTTGTCTATTTCACGCGGCGTCATTGGTGCACCAAAAATTTTAATTTTAGATGATAGTACCAGTGCATTAGATGCTCGTTCAGAACGTTTGGTCCGTGAAGCATTGGATCGTGAATTGAAAGAGACAACGACAATTGTCATTGCCCAAAAAATTGCTTCGGTTGTTAAAGCCGATCGCATTCTAGTCCTTGATGAAGGAAAACTAGTGGGTGAAGGAACGCATAGCGAATTAGTTGCAACAAACCCAATTTATCAAGAAATTTTTGAAACACAAAAAGGAGCGGAGTAA
- a CDS encoding ABC transporter ATP-binding protein — MTDLVKASKFFYHYLKRYKVSFFFIFVTIILATYLQVKAPQFVGEAFQELANYVGGLMQGVDDKSKFIAVVWKLLIFYVLASAANFIYSILFTQVVGKSTNRMRIGLFNKLEKLTIRFFDSHQDGQILSRFTSDLDNIQNSLNQALLQFFTNIALLVGILIMMFQQNVTLAWATIASTPIAVILAVVVIQKARKYVNIQQDEVGKLNGYMDEKISGQRIIITNGLQEETIDGFLEHNEKVRQATFKGQVYSGMLFPLMQGMSLVNTAIVIFLGGWLALNGDLERATALGLVVMFVQYSQQYYRPLMEISSGYSMIQLAITGARRLNEMFDEPDEIKPVNAPKISGVAQAVALNHVDFGYKEDRLILKDVSIQVNKGEMVALVGPTGSGKTTIMNLLNRFYDVNQGSVTFDDKDIRDIDLDSLRQNVGIVLQDSVLFSGTIRENIVFGKPDATDEEVVYAAQQANIHDFIMGLEKGYDTQITEENSVFSTGQKQLISIARTIITNPSLLILDEATSNVDTVTEAKIQKAMDEAIKGRTSFVIAHRLKTILNADRIVVLKDGQVIEEGNHHELLEKDGFYAELYHNQFVFE, encoded by the coding sequence ATGACTGATTTAGTAAAAGCAAGTAAGTTCTTCTATCATTATTTGAAACGCTACAAAGTATCCTTTTTCTTTATTTTTGTGACCATTATCTTAGCAACTTATCTGCAAGTAAAAGCACCGCAATTTGTCGGAGAAGCTTTTCAAGAATTAGCCAATTATGTTGGTGGATTGATGCAAGGTGTCGATGATAAGAGTAAATTTATTGCGGTTGTGTGGAAATTACTGATTTTTTATGTCTTAGCTAGTGCGGCCAACTTTATTTACAGTATCTTATTTACGCAAGTTGTAGGAAAATCGACCAACCGTATGCGGATTGGATTATTTAATAAATTGGAAAAATTAACCATTCGTTTTTTTGATTCACATCAAGATGGTCAAATTTTAAGCCGTTTTACCAGTGACTTGGATAATATTCAAAATAGTTTGAACCAAGCATTGCTGCAATTCTTTACGAATATTGCGTTGTTAGTGGGGATTTTAATCATGATGTTCCAACAAAATGTGACTTTGGCTTGGGCAACGATTGCTTCCACACCAATTGCGGTTATTTTAGCAGTAGTCGTGATTCAAAAAGCACGCAAATACGTGAATATTCAACAAGATGAAGTTGGTAAACTAAATGGCTACATGGATGAAAAAATCAGTGGTCAACGAATCATTATTACCAATGGTCTACAAGAAGAAACAATTGATGGCTTTTTAGAACACAATGAAAAAGTGCGTCAAGCAACTTTCAAAGGACAAGTTTATTCAGGGATGTTATTTCCATTAATGCAAGGAATGTCCCTAGTGAATACGGCGATTGTGATTTTCTTAGGTGGTTGGTTAGCATTAAATGGTGACTTAGAACGTGCCACAGCATTGGGATTAGTCGTGATGTTTGTCCAATATTCACAACAATATTACCGTCCATTAATGGAAATTTCCTCTGGTTACAGCATGATCCAATTAGCAATTACAGGTGCGCGTCGTTTGAACGAAATGTTTGATGAACCTGATGAAATCAAACCAGTGAATGCTCCTAAAATTTCTGGTGTGGCACAAGCAGTCGCTTTAAATCATGTTGACTTTGGCTATAAAGAAGACCGTTTGATTTTAAAAGACGTTTCTATTCAAGTAAACAAAGGCGAAATGGTGGCTTTAGTTGGGCCAACAGGTTCTGGGAAAACAACCATCATGAATCTTTTAAATCGTTTTTATGATGTCAATCAAGGTTCGGTGACCTTTGATGACAAAGATATTCGTGACATTGATTTGGATAGTTTGCGTCAAAATGTCGGAATTGTGTTACAAGATTCGGTACTATTTTCGGGAACCATTCGTGAGAACATTGTTTTTGGAAAACCTGATGCAACAGATGAAGAAGTGGTGTATGCGGCGCAACAAGCCAACATTCATGACTTTATTATGGGACTAGAAAAAGGGTACGATACCCAAATTACTGAAGAAAACAGTGTCTTTAGTACTGGGCAAAAACAGTTAATCAGTATTGCGCGGACGATTATTACCAATCCATCCTTGTTAATTCTTGATGAAGCAACCAGTAATGTGGATACAGTAACGGAAGCGAAAATTCAAAAAGCGATGGATGAAGCGATTAAAGGACGGACAAGTTTTGTCATTGCCCATCGATTGAAAACGATTTTGAATGCCGATCGAATTGTGGTCTTGAAAGATGGCCAAGTTATTGAAGAAGGCAATCATCATGAGTTACTGGAAAAAGATGGTTTTTACGCTGAATTGTATCACAACCAATTTGTATTTGAATAA
- the proC gene encoding pyrroline-5-carboxylate reductase: MKDLKIGFIGVGNMASAIVEGIVAKEFVAGSQIYLFDILTEKVQQFAGKLGAHAMNSPEEVIENVDVLVLAVKPNIVRTALLNAKAGILEKQPLLVSIAAGTTTEAIYDIFETDQPVKVVRVMPNVNAMVGEGAAAVCGNEFASKEDISLIVEMFNKIGRAWELEEKNFSNFTALAGSSPAYAYLFIDSIARAGVKNGLPKDIALEIATQAVLGSAKMIEESKENPWTLIDRVCSPGGTTVAGLVELENNAFISTVIKGIDATIEKDLDLMNQAKK, from the coding sequence ATGAAAGATTTAAAAATTGGATTTATCGGTGTCGGTAACATGGCATCTGCTATTGTTGAAGGAATTGTCGCAAAAGAATTTGTTGCAGGTTCACAAATTTATTTATTCGATATTTTAACAGAAAAAGTACAACAATTTGCTGGTAAATTAGGCGCACATGCCATGAATTCACCAGAAGAAGTCATTGAAAATGTAGATGTTTTAGTTTTAGCAGTAAAACCAAATATCGTTCGCACAGCTTTATTAAATGCTAAAGCAGGTATTTTAGAAAAACAACCACTACTTGTTTCAATCGCAGCTGGTACAACAACTGAAGCAATCTATGATATCTTTGAAACAGATCAACCAGTGAAAGTCGTACGCGTGATGCCAAACGTGAATGCGATGGTTGGTGAAGGTGCTGCTGCAGTTTGCGGTAATGAATTTGCTTCAAAAGAAGATATTTCATTAATCGTTGAAATGTTTAACAAAATTGGTCGTGCATGGGAATTAGAAGAAAAGAACTTTTCAAACTTCACTGCTTTAGCAGGAAGCTCACCAGCTTATGCTTACCTATTTATCGATTCAATTGCACGTGCGGGTGTCAAAAACGGTTTACCAAAAGACATCGCGTTAGAAATTGCGACGCAAGCAGTTTTAGGTAGTGCCAAAATGATTGAAGAATCAAAAGAAAACCCTTGGACATTAATTGATCGTGTCTGCTCACCTGGTGGAACAACAGTTGCTGGGTTAGTTGAATTAGAAAACAATGCCTTTATCTCAACTGTTATCAAAGGAATTGATGCAACTATTGAAAAAGACTTAGATTTAATGAATCAAGCAAAAAAATAA
- a CDS encoding DMT family transporter — translation MLIYGLLAALATMLAKKLGSTLNSFVMTGWNLVIDGFALLLIGLFMNDDLSIITWTPLGITLLIILAATSAIPFSLWYWCAQYANLSELSVYKFIMPISGSILSVILGEKFTAPLLVGLALVCLSIIMMNYSPAKHKKETQQTKLGSVK, via the coding sequence ATGTTAATCTATGGATTATTAGCAGCCCTTGCAACAATGCTAGCAAAAAAATTAGGTTCTACCTTAAACTCATTTGTCATGACTGGTTGGAACTTAGTCATTGATGGTTTTGCTTTATTACTCATTGGATTATTCATGAATGACGATTTAAGCATCATCACTTGGACACCACTAGGAATTACGTTACTAATCATTTTAGCTGCAACATCCGCGATTCCATTTAGCTTATGGTACTGGTGTGCACAATACGCAAATCTAAGCGAATTATCTGTTTATAAATTTATTATGCCAATTTCAGGTAGTATTCTATCTGTTATCTTAGGTGAAAAATTCACTGCACCATTATTAGTTGGTTTAGCATTAGTTTGCCTATCAATTATTATGATGAATTATTCACCTGCAAAACATAAAAAAGAAACACAACAAACAAAATTAGGGAGTGTCAAATAA
- a CDS encoding EamA family transporter gives MVAIIRKKLIKVMNTELGIDRTLLGDQYIGQVLSVISIRFVLAGLMTLIFAMCIGQNILKVTKKQWDDVVLMGLVSTTAAYFFFNIGNVNISRINYWFCRFNNFTN, from the coding sequence ATGGTAGCCATTATTCGAAAAAAATTAATCAAAGTCATGAATACAGAATTAGGAATTGACCGCACACTTTTAGGCGATCAATACATTGGACAAGTATTATCAGTTATTAGTATCCGTTTTGTCTTAGCTGGATTAATGACGCTAATCTTTGCAATGTGCATTGGACAAAACATTTTAAAAGTAACAAAAAAACAATGGGACGACGTTGTTTTAATGGGTCTTGTTTCAACAACTGCTGCCTATTTCTTCTTTAATATTGGAAATGTAAATATCAGTCGCATTAATTATTGGTTTTGCCGGTTTAATAATTTCACAAATTAA
- a CDS encoding helix-turn-helix domain-containing protein — protein sequence MRLETAAYYLRNTKLSIQKISEEIGYQDRAFFFRIFKKHYEKTPGQYRSKFQSVQIFDSKENN from the coding sequence ATGCGATTAGAAACAGCCGCGTATTATTTACGAAATACCAAGTTGTCGATTCAAAAAATCAGTGAAGAAATCGGTTATCAAGATCGCGCATTCTTCTTTCGTATTTTTAAGAAACATTACGAAAAGACACCTGGACAATATCGAAGTAAATTTCAATCCGTACAAATTTTCGATTCTAAAGAAAACAATTAG
- a CDS encoding PTS sugar transporter subunit IIB gives MKKVRVLIACGAGIATSTVVVKKVEDLFAEHHIPCEIQQIKISEAVGKQENADMLISTTMLPTQYKIPAIQAMAFLTGIGTEKVEDKIITIAKEILA, from the coding sequence ATGAAAAAAGTACGAGTTTTGATTGCATGTGGTGCAGGAATTGCAACATCAACGGTAGTGGTAAAAAAAGTAGAAGATTTATTTGCAGAGCATCATATTCCCTGTGAAATTCAGCAAATTAAAATTTCGGAAGCAGTAGGAAAGCAAGAGAATGCAGACATGCTCATCTCGACGACTATGCTTCCAACACAGTATAAAATTCCGGCGATTCAAGCAATGGCCTTTCTTACAGGTATTGGGACAGAAAAAGTAGAAGACAAAATTATCACCATCGCAAAAGAAATTCTAGCATAG
- a CDS encoding PTS galactitol transporter subunit IIC, with translation MDTLMNIVQSVLNMGASVMLPIIIFILGVVFKVKPTKALLSGITVGIGMIGINLVINLLTTSVGPAAQAMVERFGLNLTVIDGGWPAIAAGTWAQPISALMIPIILVVNLIMLALNWTKTLNIDIWNYWHMSAAAATVYIVTGNLILGVIAGIAYTVFVQILADKTAPAVQEYYGLEGIAFSTGSTAGYAVLGIPIGWVISRIPGIRDIDVNPETIQKRFGIFGEPMVMGILIGGVLAALGGYDISGILQMGMTMGAVMLLMPRMVKILMEGLIPIQEGAQKLLKDRYGDREIYLGMDAALATGSPSALATGLLMVPITLFLAVILPGNRVLPFGDLATIPFFVGMIVPSRKGNILHSVLTCTVVMVFALLMATDYAPVLTQMAEGVVAFPEGAAQISNFDTGGNILNWIFLKLAQLWNGIF, from the coding sequence ATGGATACATTGATGAATATTGTACAGAGTGTCTTGAATATGGGTGCAAGTGTAATGTTACCAATCATTATTTTTATTCTAGGTGTTGTTTTTAAAGTGAAACCTACCAAAGCATTGCTCTCGGGAATTACGGTGGGAATCGGCATGATTGGCATTAATTTAGTGATTAATCTTTTAACGACGAGCGTAGGTCCAGCTGCCCAAGCAATGGTTGAACGTTTTGGGTTAAATTTAACGGTGATTGATGGTGGTTGGCCGGCTATTGCCGCTGGAACTTGGGCACAGCCTATCTCAGCCTTGATGATTCCCATTATTTTAGTGGTTAATTTGATAATGTTAGCATTGAATTGGACCAAAACGTTAAATATTGATATTTGGAATTATTGGCATATGTCGGCAGCCGCAGCAACTGTTTATATTGTGACTGGAAATTTAATTCTAGGTGTGATTGCGGGGATTGCATATACCGTATTTGTACAAATTTTAGCAGATAAAACGGCACCTGCTGTCCAAGAATATTATGGACTTGAAGGGATTGCTTTTTCAACTGGATCAACAGCCGGTTATGCGGTATTGGGAATTCCGATTGGCTGGGTGATTAGTCGAATTCCAGGTATTCGTGACATTGATGTTAACCCAGAGACCATTCAAAAACGTTTCGGCATTTTCGGTGAGCCAATGGTTATGGGTATCTTAATTGGTGGAGTATTGGCAGCTTTAGGTGGGTATGATATTTCAGGTATTTTGCAAATGGGAATGACGATGGGTGCCGTTATGTTATTAATGCCACGGATGGTAAAAATTTTAATGGAAGGTTTAATACCTATCCAAGAAGGCGCGCAAAAATTATTGAAAGATCGCTATGGAGACCGTGAAATTTACCTAGGAATGGATGCGGCGTTAGCAACTGGTTCACCATCAGCGTTAGCTACAGGTTTATTAATGGTACCAATCACGCTATTTTTAGCAGTTATCTTACCAGGAAATCGCGTGTTACCATTTGGAGACTTAGCAACAATTCCATTTTTTGTGGGAATGATTGTTCCAAGTCGCAAAGGAAACATTTTGCATTCTGTTTTAACGTGTACAGTTGTAATGGTATTTGCTTTATTAATGGCGACAGATTATGCACCAGTTTTAACACAAATGGCAGAGGGTGTGGTAGCCTTTCCAGAAGGTGCTGCCCAAATTAGTAATTTTGACACTGGTGGAAATATTTTAAACTGGATTTTCTTAAAATTAGCACAATTATGGAATGGTATTTTCTAA
- a CDS encoding zinc-binding dehydrogenase, with product MTTDKMLGVTKTAPGYDQMALLEVDIPSPAADELLVKVAYTGICGSDIHTFKGEYNNPTTPVILGHEFSGQVVEVGADVTKFVPNDRVTSQTTFYVCNECEYCAKEQYNLCPHRKGIGTQQNGSMANYLLVKEKYAHKLPDSLSYKGAAMTEPLACCVHAMYQKSHLDLHDTILIIGPGPIGLYLVQIAKEIGSKVIVTGITRDEHRLALAQKMGADVIVNTEKEDLKEVVLQETDELGVDKIYDASGAVGAINYALPLIRKGGEFIQVGLFKNKMNELDLETIIQREINYVGSRSQNPYDWPVALHLLAKGSIHIDEMITKEFVLADWRKAFESVMSGDEIKVMIKSNDF from the coding sequence ATGACAACGGATAAAATGTTAGGTGTAACTAAAACGGCACCTGGATACGATCAAATGGCACTCTTAGAAGTAGATATTCCGTCTCCTGCAGCGGATGAATTATTAGTGAAAGTTGCTTATACAGGGATTTGTGGTTCAGATATACACACATTTAAAGGCGAATATAACAATCCTACAACACCGGTGATTTTAGGACATGAATTTTCTGGTCAAGTGGTGGAAGTGGGAGCAGACGTGACAAAATTTGTCCCAAATGATCGAGTGACGAGTCAAACGACTTTTTATGTATGCAACGAATGTGAATATTGCGCAAAAGAACAATATAACTTATGCCCCCACCGCAAAGGTATCGGTACACAACAAAATGGCTCAATGGCTAATTATTTATTAGTAAAGGAAAAATATGCGCATAAGTTACCGGACTCTTTAAGCTATAAGGGTGCCGCAATGACTGAACCGTTAGCATGTTGCGTCCACGCCATGTATCAAAAAAGTCATTTGGATTTACATGATACGATTTTAATTATTGGTCCTGGTCCGATTGGTTTGTATTTAGTTCAAATTGCAAAAGAAATTGGTTCTAAAGTTATTGTGACAGGCATTACCAGAGATGAACATCGGTTGGCGTTAGCACAAAAAATGGGTGCTGATGTGATTGTAAATACAGAAAAAGAAGACTTAAAAGAAGTTGTTTTACAAGAAACCGATGAGTTAGGTGTAGATAAAATTTACGATGCTTCTGGTGCAGTAGGTGCCATTAATTATGCGTTACCGTTAATTCGAAAAGGCGGCGAGTTCATTCAAGTAGGTTTGTTCAAAAATAAAATGAATGAATTAGATTTAGAAACAATTATCCAAAGAGAAATTAACTACGTAGGTAGCCGTTCTCAAAATCCCTATGATTGGCCAGTAGCATTGCATTTACTTGCAAAAGGTTCTATTCATATTGATGAAATGATTACCAAAGAATTTGTGTTAGCAGATTGGCGCAAAGCATTTGAAAGTGTCATGTCTGGGGATGAAATTAAAGTGATGATTAAGTCCAATGACTTTTAA
- a CDS encoding BglG family transcription antiterminator has translation MELDVRTNELFMEILNHPNETSGSLGKRLGLTRAQINYSFKKLNEYLADLQLEAIHRTPNGHFVVPRTVNEQFNDLHQRKQIDIYLAPEERMYLITLMLLSKTDFLSMNHFIVELNVSKNTVVRDLKELGGLLAKQGFKLEYLRSKGYRIKATEWQRRQLLLETINQIYLFDTDGTLLLQFADINEASLAKYQAKVEAVEQSLNIRYSDNKIKNLPVFTLLLHRRVKRKKTIRYDVELDFSELQETQEYNVIKEIFFDGALATADFNDVIYFTLLFLSTNLTQMDILSAKELRQLELAVTKVIQNFEKIAHMTIVDKEGLLQRVMIHMRPAYYRIKYQMHLNEVDIERQKNMGVSSVFYLVKQSLEPLEQFFSKQLPETEIFYLALFFGGHLLEHESVLAKEERKTAIIVCTNGISVSLMLERNLTGLFPEIDFIATLSAREFYEKNIEAEYVFSSVPLETDKRFYLVKDFLTDEGKLQLRKQVMNDTLVGMDDFALAEKIVKKVKKNTKVLDEEALFLDVLNVLKENVAKNEKIKDHVIHFDQLIPSKSILIEENQVTWHEALDALSQPLISEKIITPQYLTALKQEMAEIPPYMIFRNRLALPHTEPEKGALGVAMSFGIFKEGFLTETDERIHIVVLLASNDKEKHIDALLELMDLSGRDDYISKLVECQTAAQAYKILHSYRINYWG, from the coding sequence ATGGAATTAGACGTACGAACAAATGAATTATTTATGGAGATATTGAATCATCCTAATGAAACAAGTGGATCATTAGGCAAGCGCTTGGGTTTAACACGGGCGCAAATAAACTATTCGTTTAAAAAACTGAACGAATATTTAGCCGATTTACAATTAGAAGCCATTCATCGAACGCCCAATGGCCACTTTGTTGTTCCACGAACAGTTAACGAACAGTTTAATGATTTGCATCAGCGTAAACAAATTGATATTTATTTGGCACCAGAGGAACGGATGTATTTAATCACATTGATGTTATTATCAAAAACTGATTTTTTATCAATGAATCATTTTATTGTTGAACTAAATGTGAGTAAAAATACCGTAGTTAGAGATTTAAAAGAGTTAGGGGGACTTTTAGCTAAACAAGGATTTAAATTAGAATATTTACGCTCAAAAGGCTATCGCATTAAAGCAACTGAATGGCAACGTCGACAGTTGTTATTGGAAACAATTAATCAAATTTATTTGTTTGATACAGACGGCACATTGTTGCTCCAATTTGCGGATATTAATGAAGCAAGTTTAGCCAAGTATCAAGCGAAAGTCGAAGCTGTTGAACAATCTCTAAATATTCGCTACTCTGACAACAAGATCAAAAATTTACCGGTGTTCACTTTGTTGTTGCATCGACGTGTGAAACGCAAAAAAACGATTCGTTACGATGTCGAATTAGATTTCTCAGAATTACAAGAAACACAAGAATACAATGTCATCAAAGAAATATTTTTTGATGGTGCACTTGCTACAGCTGATTTTAATGATGTGATTTACTTTACGTTATTATTTTTATCAACGAATTTGACGCAGATGGACATTTTATCTGCTAAAGAGTTGCGGCAACTAGAATTAGCTGTCACAAAAGTCATTCAAAACTTTGAGAAAATAGCCCATATGACCATTGTAGATAAAGAAGGGTTGCTACAGCGAGTGATGATACACATGCGTCCAGCTTATTATCGGATTAAATATCAAATGCACTTAAATGAAGTGGACATCGAACGCCAAAAAAACATGGGTGTTTCTTCAGTGTTTTATTTAGTGAAACAATCCTTAGAACCATTGGAACAATTTTTTTCAAAACAGTTACCAGAAACGGAAATCTTTTATTTGGCTTTGTTTTTTGGCGGACATTTATTAGAACATGAGAGTGTGCTTGCAAAGGAAGAACGCAAAACGGCCATCATTGTTTGTACGAATGGCATTTCGGTTTCACTGATGCTGGAAAGAAATTTGACGGGGCTTTTCCCCGAAATTGATTTTATCGCCACGCTATCGGCTAGAGAATTTTATGAGAAAAATATTGAAGCAGAATATGTTTTTTCTTCGGTACCCTTAGAAACGGACAAACGGTTTTATTTAGTGAAGGATTTTCTAACCGATGAGGGTAAATTACAGCTTAGAAAGCAAGTAATGAATGATACATTGGTTGGAATGGATGATTTTGCTTTAGCTGAAAAAATTGTCAAAAAAGTTAAAAAAAATACCAAAGTATTAGATGAAGAAGCGTTATTTTTAGATGTTTTAAATGTGTTAAAAGAAAATGTGGCAAAAAATGAAAAAATCAAAGACCACGTGATTCATTTCGACCAGTTAATTCCATCTAAAAGTATATTAATTGAAGAAAATCAGGTGACTTGGCATGAAGCACTAGACGCGTTAAGTCAACCACTCATTTCTGAAAAAATAATCACACCACAGTATTTAACGGCATTAAAACAAGAGATGGCAGAGATACCGCCATATATGATTTTTCGCAATCGATTGGCCTTGCCACATACTGAACCAGAAAAAGGCGCGCTGGGAGTAGCTATGAGTTTTGGTATCTTTAAAGAAGGATTTCTTACTGAGACAGATGAACGGATACATATTGTCGTATTATTAGCTTCCAATGATAAAGAAAAGCATATAGATGCGCTCTTAGAATTAATGGATTTATCCGGAAGAGACGATTATATTTCAAAATTAGTAGAATGTCAGACGGCAGCACAAGCCTATAAAATTCTACATTCCTATCGAATCAACTATTGGGGGTAA
- a CDS encoding PTS sugar transporter subunit IIA has translation MTEKVTDYLKNAPILLGDEFENREVVFTKVTEQTLEKGWVTEQFLQKIIEREQVFPTGLHQGSFGIAIPHTDPECIVEQFISLVVPKKPVTFQRMDDINLSVDADFIFILGLNQPHQQLAMLQQLMGLIQNTTLLQALSKQTEAQDIITLLEENGY, from the coding sequence ATGACAGAAAAAGTAACAGATTATTTAAAGAATGCACCGATTTTATTAGGTGATGAATTTGAAAACCGCGAAGTTGTGTTTACTAAAGTAACAGAACAAACGCTTGAAAAAGGTTGGGTGACGGAACAATTCTTGCAGAAAATTATTGAGCGTGAACAGGTTTTTCCAACAGGTTTGCACCAAGGTTCCTTTGGGATTGCGATTCCTCATACAGATCCGGAATGTATTGTAGAACAGTTTATTTCTTTGGTCGTTCCTAAAAAGCCAGTTACTTTTCAACGGATGGACGACATTAATTTATCTGTAGATGCTGATTTCATCTTCATCTTAGGCTTGAATCAACCACATCAGCAATTAGCAATGCTGCAACAATTAATGGGGTTAATTCAAAATACTACCTTACTTCAAGCATTATCGAAACAAACGGAAGCCCAAGACATCATTACCTTACTTGAAGAAAATGGCTATTAA